A window of Nomascus leucogenys isolate Asia chromosome X, Asia_NLE_v1, whole genome shotgun sequence contains these coding sequences:
- the UBA1 gene encoding ubiquitin-like modifier-activating enzyme 1 isoform X3, which produces MSSSPLSKKRRVSGPDPKPGSNCSPAQSVLSEVPSVPTNGMAKNGSEADIDEGLYSRQLYVLGHEAMKRLQTSSVLVSGLRGLGVEIAKNIILGGVKAVTLHDQGTAQWADLSSQFYLREEDIGKNRAEVSQPRLAELNSYVPVTAYTGPLVEDFLSGFQVVVLTNTPLEDQLRVGEFCHNRGIKLVVADTRGLFGQLFCDFGEEMILTDSNGEQPLSAMVSMVTKDNPGVVTCLDEARHGFESGDFVSFSEVQGMVELNGNQPMEIKVLGPYTFSICDTSNFSDYIRGGIVSQVKVPKKISFKSLVASLAEPDFVMTDFAKFSRPAQLHIGFQALHQFCAQHGRPPRPRNEEDAAELVALAQAVNAGALPAVQQENLDEDLIRKLAYVAAGDLAPINAFIGGLAAQEVMKACSGKFMPIMQWLYFDALECLPEDKEALTEDKCLQRQNRYDGQVAVFGSDLQEKLGKQKYFLVGAGAIGCELLKNFAMIGLGCGEGGEIIVTDMDTIEKSNLNRQFLFRPWDVTKLKSDTAAAAVHQMNPHIRVTSHQNRVGPDTERIYDDDFFQNLDGVANALDNVDARMYMDRRCVYYRKPLLESGTLGTKGNVQVVIPFLTESYSSSQDPPEKSIPICTLKNFPNAIEHTLQWARDEFEGLFKQPAENVNQYLTDPKFVERTLRLAGTQPLEVLEAVQRSLVLQRPQTWADCVTWACHHWHTQYSNNIRQLLHNFPPDQLTSSGAPFWSGPKRCPHPLTFDVNNPLHLDYVMAAANLFAQTYGLTGSQDRAAVATLLQSVQVPEFTPKSGVKIHVSDQELQSANASVDDSRLEELKATLPSPDKLPGFKMYPIDFEKDDDSNFHMDFIVAASNLRAENYDIPPADRHKSKLIAGKIIPAIATTTAAVVGLVCLELYKVVQGHRQLDSYKNGFLNLALPFFGFSEPLAAPRHQYYNQEWTLWDRFEVQGLQPNGEEMTLKQFLDYFKTEHKLEITMLSQGVSMLYSFFMPAAKLKERLDQPMTEIVSRVSKRKLGRHVRALVLELCCNDESGEDVEVPYVRYTIR; this is translated from the exons aTGTCCAGCTCGCCGCTGTCCAAGAAACGTCGCGTGTCCGGGCCTGATCCAAAGCCGGGTTCTAACTGCTCCCCTGCCCAGTCCGTGTTGTCCGAAGTGCCCTCGGTGCCAACCAAC GGAATGGCCAAGAACGGCAGTGAAGCAGACATAGACGAGGGCCTTTACTCCCGGCAGCT GTATGTGTTGGGCCATGAGGCAATGAAGCGGCTCCAGACATCCAGTGTCCTGGTATCAGGCCTGCGGGGCCTGGGCGTGGAGATCGCTAAGAACATCATCCTTGGTGGGGTCAAGGCTGTTACCCTACATGACCAGGGCACTGCCCAGTGGGCTGATCTTTCCTCCCAG TTCTACCTGCGGGAGGAGGACATTGGTAAAAACCGGGCCGAGGTATCACAGCCCCGCCTCGCTGAGCTCAACAGCTATGTGCCTGTCACTGCCTACACTGGACCCCTCGTTGAGGACTTCCTTAGTGGTTTCCAG GTGGTGGTGCTCACCAACACCCCCCTGGAGGACCAGCTGCGAGTGGGTGAGTTCTGTCACAACCGTGGCATCAAGCTGGTGGTGGCAGACACGCGGGGCCTGTTTGG GCAGCTCTTCTGTGACTTTGGAGAGGAAATGATCCTCACAGATTCCAATGGGGAGCAGCCGCTCAGTGCTATGGTTTCTATGGTTACCAAG GACAACCCCGGTGTGGTTACCTGCCTGGATGAGGCCCGACACGGGTTTGAGAGCGGGGACTTTGTCTCCTTTTCAGAAGTACAGGGCATGGTTGAACTCAACGGAAATCAGCCCATGGAGATCAAAGTCCTGG GTCCTTATACCTTTAGCATCTGTGACACCTCCAACTTCTCCGACTACATCCGTGGAGGCATCGTCAGTCAGGTCAAAGTACCCAAGAAGATTAGCTTT AAATCCTTGGTGGCCTCACTGGCAGAACCTGACTTTGTGATGACGGACTTCGCCAAGTTTTCTCGCCCTGCCCAGCTGCACATTGGCTTCCAGGCCCTGCACCAGTTCTGTGCTCAGCATGGCCGGCCACCTCGGCCCCGCAatgag GAGGATGCAGCAGAACTGGTAGCCTTAGCACAGGCTGTGAATGCTGGAGCCCTGCCAGCAGTGCAGCAAGAGAACCTGGATGAGGACCTCATCCGGAAGCTGGCATATGTGGCTGCTGGGGATCTGGCACCCATAAATGCCTTCATTGGGGGCCTGGCTGCCCAAGAAGTCATGAAG gCCTGCTCCGGGAAGTTCATGCCCATCATGCAGTGGCTATACTTCGATGCTCTTGAGTGTCTCCCCGAGGACAAAGAGGCCCTCACGGAGGACAAGTGCCTCCAG CGCCAGAACCGTTATGACGGGCAAGTGGCTGTGTTTGGCTCAGACCTGCAAGAGAAGCTGGGCAAGCAGAAGTATTTTCTG GTGGGTGCGGGGGCCATTGGCTGTGAGCTGCTCAAGAACTTTGCCATGATTGGGCTGGGCTGCGGGGAGGGTGGAGAAATCATCGTTACGGACATGGACACCATTGAGAAGTCAAATCTGAATCGACAGTTTCTTTTCCGGCCCTGGGATGTCACG AAGTTAAAGTCTGACACAGCTGCTGCAGCTGTGCACCAAATGAATCCACATATCCGGGTGACAAGCCACCAGAACCGTGTGGGTCCTGACACGGAGCGCATCTATGATGACGATTTTTTCCAAAACCTAGATGGCGTGGCCAATGCCCTGGACAACGTGGATGCCC GCATGTACATGGACCGCCGCTGTGTCTACTACCGGAAGCCACTGCTGGAGTCAGGCACACTGGGCACCAAAGGCAATGTGCAGGTGGTGATCCCCTTCCTGACAGAGTCGTACAGTTCCAGCCAGGACCCACCTGAGAAGTCCATCCCCATCTGTACCCTGAAGAACTTCCCTAATGCCATCGAGCACACCCTGCAG TGGGCTCGGGATGAGTTTGAAGGCCTCTTCAAGCAGCCAGCAGAAAATGTCAACCAGTACCTCAC AGACCCCAAGTTTGTGGAGCGAACACTGCGGCTGGCAGGCACCCAGCCCTTGGAGGTGCTGGAGGCTGTGCAGCGCAGCCTGGTGCTGCAGCGACCACAGACCTGGGCTGACTGCGTGACCTGGGCCTGCCACCACTGGCACACCCAGTACTCGAACAACATCCGGCAGCTGCTGCACAACTTCCCTCCTGACCAG CTCACAAGCTCGGGAGCCCCGTTCTGGTCTGGGCCCAAACGCTGTCCACACCCGCTCACCTTTGATGTCAACAAC CCCCTGCATCTGGACTATGTGATGGCTGCTGCCAACCTGTTTGCCCAGACCTACGGGCTGACAGGCTCTCAGGACCGAGCTGCTGTGGCCACACTCCTGCAGTCTGTGCAGGTCCCCGAATTCACCCCCAAGTCTGGCGTCAAGATCCATGTTTCTGACCAGGAGCTGCAGAGCGCCAATGCCTCTGTTG ATGACAGTCGTCTGGAGGAGCTTaaagccactctgcccagcccagACAAGCTCCCTGGATTCAAGATGTACCCCATTGACTTTGAGAAG GATGATGACAGCAACTTTCATATGGATTTCATCGTGGCTGCATCCAACCTCCGGGCAGAAAACTATGACATTCCTCCTGCAGACCGGCACAAG AGCAAGCTGATTGCAGGGAAGATCATCCCAGCCATTGCCACGACCACAGCAGCCGTGGTTGGCCTTGTGTGTCTGGAGCTGTACAAGGTTGTGCAGGGGCACCGACAGCTTGACTCCTACAAGAATGGTTTCCTCAACTTGGCCCTGCCTTTCTTCGGTTTCTCTGAACCCCTTGCCGCACCACGTCACCAG TACTATAACCAAGAGTGGACATTGTGGGATCGCTTTGAGGTACAAGGGCTGCAGCCTAATGGTGAGGAGATGACCCTCAAACAGTTCCTCGACTATTTTAAG aCAGAGCACAAATTAGAGATCACCATGCTGTCCCAGGGCGTGTCCATGCTCTATTCCTTCTTCATGCCAGCTGCCAAGCTCAAGGAACGGTTGGATCAGCC GATGACAGAGATTGTGAGCCGTGTGTCGAAGCGAAAGCTGGGCCGCCACGTGCGAGCGCTGGTGCTTGAGCTGTGCTGTAACGACGAGAGCGGCGAGGATGTCGAGGTTCCCTATGTCCGATACACCATCCGCTGA
- the UBA1 gene encoding ubiquitin-like modifier-activating enzyme 1 isoform X1 encodes MSKPHFPPALPAPAAIPGIKGEENGCLLLPTYSVPGSMLCIIYHLDNPMGKMSSSPLSKKRRVSGPDPKPGSNCSPAQSVLSEVPSVPTNGMAKNGSEADIDEGLYSRQLYVLGHEAMKRLQTSSVLVSGLRGLGVEIAKNIILGGVKAVTLHDQGTAQWADLSSQFYLREEDIGKNRAEVSQPRLAELNSYVPVTAYTGPLVEDFLSGFQVVVLTNTPLEDQLRVGEFCHNRGIKLVVADTRGLFGQLFCDFGEEMILTDSNGEQPLSAMVSMVTKDNPGVVTCLDEARHGFESGDFVSFSEVQGMVELNGNQPMEIKVLGPYTFSICDTSNFSDYIRGGIVSQVKVPKKISFKSLVASLAEPDFVMTDFAKFSRPAQLHIGFQALHQFCAQHGRPPRPRNEEDAAELVALAQAVNAGALPAVQQENLDEDLIRKLAYVAAGDLAPINAFIGGLAAQEVMKACSGKFMPIMQWLYFDALECLPEDKEALTEDKCLQRQNRYDGQVAVFGSDLQEKLGKQKYFLVGAGAIGCELLKNFAMIGLGCGEGGEIIVTDMDTIEKSNLNRQFLFRPWDVTKLKSDTAAAAVHQMNPHIRVTSHQNRVGPDTERIYDDDFFQNLDGVANALDNVDARMYMDRRCVYYRKPLLESGTLGTKGNVQVVIPFLTESYSSSQDPPEKSIPICTLKNFPNAIEHTLQWARDEFEGLFKQPAENVNQYLTDPKFVERTLRLAGTQPLEVLEAVQRSLVLQRPQTWADCVTWACHHWHTQYSNNIRQLLHNFPPDQLTSSGAPFWSGPKRCPHPLTFDVNNPLHLDYVMAAANLFAQTYGLTGSQDRAAVATLLQSVQVPEFTPKSGVKIHVSDQELQSANASVDDSRLEELKATLPSPDKLPGFKMYPIDFEKDDDSNFHMDFIVAASNLRAENYDIPPADRHKSKLIAGKIIPAIATTTAAVVGLVCLELYKVVQGHRQLDSYKNGFLNLALPFFGFSEPLAAPRHQYYNQEWTLWDRFEVQGLQPNGEEMTLKQFLDYFKTEHKLEITMLSQGVSMLYSFFMPAAKLKERLDQPMTEIVSRVSKRKLGRHVRALVLELCCNDESGEDVEVPYVRYTIR; translated from the exons ACTTCCCTCCTGCACTCCCCGCTCCCGCCGCCATCCCTGGGATTAAGGGAGAGGAGAATGGCTGCTTGTTACTGCctacctactctgtgccaggttcTATGCTCTGTATTATTTATCATCTCGATAACCCCATGGGGAAG aTGTCCAGCTCGCCGCTGTCCAAGAAACGTCGCGTGTCCGGGCCTGATCCAAAGCCGGGTTCTAACTGCTCCCCTGCCCAGTCCGTGTTGTCCGAAGTGCCCTCGGTGCCAACCAAC GGAATGGCCAAGAACGGCAGTGAAGCAGACATAGACGAGGGCCTTTACTCCCGGCAGCT GTATGTGTTGGGCCATGAGGCAATGAAGCGGCTCCAGACATCCAGTGTCCTGGTATCAGGCCTGCGGGGCCTGGGCGTGGAGATCGCTAAGAACATCATCCTTGGTGGGGTCAAGGCTGTTACCCTACATGACCAGGGCACTGCCCAGTGGGCTGATCTTTCCTCCCAG TTCTACCTGCGGGAGGAGGACATTGGTAAAAACCGGGCCGAGGTATCACAGCCCCGCCTCGCTGAGCTCAACAGCTATGTGCCTGTCACTGCCTACACTGGACCCCTCGTTGAGGACTTCCTTAGTGGTTTCCAG GTGGTGGTGCTCACCAACACCCCCCTGGAGGACCAGCTGCGAGTGGGTGAGTTCTGTCACAACCGTGGCATCAAGCTGGTGGTGGCAGACACGCGGGGCCTGTTTGG GCAGCTCTTCTGTGACTTTGGAGAGGAAATGATCCTCACAGATTCCAATGGGGAGCAGCCGCTCAGTGCTATGGTTTCTATGGTTACCAAG GACAACCCCGGTGTGGTTACCTGCCTGGATGAGGCCCGACACGGGTTTGAGAGCGGGGACTTTGTCTCCTTTTCAGAAGTACAGGGCATGGTTGAACTCAACGGAAATCAGCCCATGGAGATCAAAGTCCTGG GTCCTTATACCTTTAGCATCTGTGACACCTCCAACTTCTCCGACTACATCCGTGGAGGCATCGTCAGTCAGGTCAAAGTACCCAAGAAGATTAGCTTT AAATCCTTGGTGGCCTCACTGGCAGAACCTGACTTTGTGATGACGGACTTCGCCAAGTTTTCTCGCCCTGCCCAGCTGCACATTGGCTTCCAGGCCCTGCACCAGTTCTGTGCTCAGCATGGCCGGCCACCTCGGCCCCGCAatgag GAGGATGCAGCAGAACTGGTAGCCTTAGCACAGGCTGTGAATGCTGGAGCCCTGCCAGCAGTGCAGCAAGAGAACCTGGATGAGGACCTCATCCGGAAGCTGGCATATGTGGCTGCTGGGGATCTGGCACCCATAAATGCCTTCATTGGGGGCCTGGCTGCCCAAGAAGTCATGAAG gCCTGCTCCGGGAAGTTCATGCCCATCATGCAGTGGCTATACTTCGATGCTCTTGAGTGTCTCCCCGAGGACAAAGAGGCCCTCACGGAGGACAAGTGCCTCCAG CGCCAGAACCGTTATGACGGGCAAGTGGCTGTGTTTGGCTCAGACCTGCAAGAGAAGCTGGGCAAGCAGAAGTATTTTCTG GTGGGTGCGGGGGCCATTGGCTGTGAGCTGCTCAAGAACTTTGCCATGATTGGGCTGGGCTGCGGGGAGGGTGGAGAAATCATCGTTACGGACATGGACACCATTGAGAAGTCAAATCTGAATCGACAGTTTCTTTTCCGGCCCTGGGATGTCACG AAGTTAAAGTCTGACACAGCTGCTGCAGCTGTGCACCAAATGAATCCACATATCCGGGTGACAAGCCACCAGAACCGTGTGGGTCCTGACACGGAGCGCATCTATGATGACGATTTTTTCCAAAACCTAGATGGCGTGGCCAATGCCCTGGACAACGTGGATGCCC GCATGTACATGGACCGCCGCTGTGTCTACTACCGGAAGCCACTGCTGGAGTCAGGCACACTGGGCACCAAAGGCAATGTGCAGGTGGTGATCCCCTTCCTGACAGAGTCGTACAGTTCCAGCCAGGACCCACCTGAGAAGTCCATCCCCATCTGTACCCTGAAGAACTTCCCTAATGCCATCGAGCACACCCTGCAG TGGGCTCGGGATGAGTTTGAAGGCCTCTTCAAGCAGCCAGCAGAAAATGTCAACCAGTACCTCAC AGACCCCAAGTTTGTGGAGCGAACACTGCGGCTGGCAGGCACCCAGCCCTTGGAGGTGCTGGAGGCTGTGCAGCGCAGCCTGGTGCTGCAGCGACCACAGACCTGGGCTGACTGCGTGACCTGGGCCTGCCACCACTGGCACACCCAGTACTCGAACAACATCCGGCAGCTGCTGCACAACTTCCCTCCTGACCAG CTCACAAGCTCGGGAGCCCCGTTCTGGTCTGGGCCCAAACGCTGTCCACACCCGCTCACCTTTGATGTCAACAAC CCCCTGCATCTGGACTATGTGATGGCTGCTGCCAACCTGTTTGCCCAGACCTACGGGCTGACAGGCTCTCAGGACCGAGCTGCTGTGGCCACACTCCTGCAGTCTGTGCAGGTCCCCGAATTCACCCCCAAGTCTGGCGTCAAGATCCATGTTTCTGACCAGGAGCTGCAGAGCGCCAATGCCTCTGTTG ATGACAGTCGTCTGGAGGAGCTTaaagccactctgcccagcccagACAAGCTCCCTGGATTCAAGATGTACCCCATTGACTTTGAGAAG GATGATGACAGCAACTTTCATATGGATTTCATCGTGGCTGCATCCAACCTCCGGGCAGAAAACTATGACATTCCTCCTGCAGACCGGCACAAG AGCAAGCTGATTGCAGGGAAGATCATCCCAGCCATTGCCACGACCACAGCAGCCGTGGTTGGCCTTGTGTGTCTGGAGCTGTACAAGGTTGTGCAGGGGCACCGACAGCTTGACTCCTACAAGAATGGTTTCCTCAACTTGGCCCTGCCTTTCTTCGGTTTCTCTGAACCCCTTGCCGCACCACGTCACCAG TACTATAACCAAGAGTGGACATTGTGGGATCGCTTTGAGGTACAAGGGCTGCAGCCTAATGGTGAGGAGATGACCCTCAAACAGTTCCTCGACTATTTTAAG aCAGAGCACAAATTAGAGATCACCATGCTGTCCCAGGGCGTGTCCATGCTCTATTCCTTCTTCATGCCAGCTGCCAAGCTCAAGGAACGGTTGGATCAGCC GATGACAGAGATTGTGAGCCGTGTGTCGAAGCGAAAGCTGGGCCGCCACGTGCGAGCGCTGGTGCTTGAGCTGTGCTGTAACGACGAGAGCGGCGAGGATGTCGAGGTTCCCTATGTCCGATACACCATCCGCTGA
- the UBA1 gene encoding ubiquitin-like modifier-activating enzyme 1 isoform X2, translating into MRSLPQMSSSPLSKKRRVSGPDPKPGSNCSPAQSVLSEVPSVPTNGMAKNGSEADIDEGLYSRQLYVLGHEAMKRLQTSSVLVSGLRGLGVEIAKNIILGGVKAVTLHDQGTAQWADLSSQFYLREEDIGKNRAEVSQPRLAELNSYVPVTAYTGPLVEDFLSGFQVVVLTNTPLEDQLRVGEFCHNRGIKLVVADTRGLFGQLFCDFGEEMILTDSNGEQPLSAMVSMVTKDNPGVVTCLDEARHGFESGDFVSFSEVQGMVELNGNQPMEIKVLGPYTFSICDTSNFSDYIRGGIVSQVKVPKKISFKSLVASLAEPDFVMTDFAKFSRPAQLHIGFQALHQFCAQHGRPPRPRNEEDAAELVALAQAVNAGALPAVQQENLDEDLIRKLAYVAAGDLAPINAFIGGLAAQEVMKACSGKFMPIMQWLYFDALECLPEDKEALTEDKCLQRQNRYDGQVAVFGSDLQEKLGKQKYFLVGAGAIGCELLKNFAMIGLGCGEGGEIIVTDMDTIEKSNLNRQFLFRPWDVTKLKSDTAAAAVHQMNPHIRVTSHQNRVGPDTERIYDDDFFQNLDGVANALDNVDARMYMDRRCVYYRKPLLESGTLGTKGNVQVVIPFLTESYSSSQDPPEKSIPICTLKNFPNAIEHTLQWARDEFEGLFKQPAENVNQYLTDPKFVERTLRLAGTQPLEVLEAVQRSLVLQRPQTWADCVTWACHHWHTQYSNNIRQLLHNFPPDQLTSSGAPFWSGPKRCPHPLTFDVNNPLHLDYVMAAANLFAQTYGLTGSQDRAAVATLLQSVQVPEFTPKSGVKIHVSDQELQSANASVDDSRLEELKATLPSPDKLPGFKMYPIDFEKDDDSNFHMDFIVAASNLRAENYDIPPADRHKSKLIAGKIIPAIATTTAAVVGLVCLELYKVVQGHRQLDSYKNGFLNLALPFFGFSEPLAAPRHQYYNQEWTLWDRFEVQGLQPNGEEMTLKQFLDYFKTEHKLEITMLSQGVSMLYSFFMPAAKLKERLDQPMTEIVSRVSKRKLGRHVRALVLELCCNDESGEDVEVPYVRYTIR; encoded by the exons aTGTCCAGCTCGCCGCTGTCCAAGAAACGTCGCGTGTCCGGGCCTGATCCAAAGCCGGGTTCTAACTGCTCCCCTGCCCAGTCCGTGTTGTCCGAAGTGCCCTCGGTGCCAACCAAC GGAATGGCCAAGAACGGCAGTGAAGCAGACATAGACGAGGGCCTTTACTCCCGGCAGCT GTATGTGTTGGGCCATGAGGCAATGAAGCGGCTCCAGACATCCAGTGTCCTGGTATCAGGCCTGCGGGGCCTGGGCGTGGAGATCGCTAAGAACATCATCCTTGGTGGGGTCAAGGCTGTTACCCTACATGACCAGGGCACTGCCCAGTGGGCTGATCTTTCCTCCCAG TTCTACCTGCGGGAGGAGGACATTGGTAAAAACCGGGCCGAGGTATCACAGCCCCGCCTCGCTGAGCTCAACAGCTATGTGCCTGTCACTGCCTACACTGGACCCCTCGTTGAGGACTTCCTTAGTGGTTTCCAG GTGGTGGTGCTCACCAACACCCCCCTGGAGGACCAGCTGCGAGTGGGTGAGTTCTGTCACAACCGTGGCATCAAGCTGGTGGTGGCAGACACGCGGGGCCTGTTTGG GCAGCTCTTCTGTGACTTTGGAGAGGAAATGATCCTCACAGATTCCAATGGGGAGCAGCCGCTCAGTGCTATGGTTTCTATGGTTACCAAG GACAACCCCGGTGTGGTTACCTGCCTGGATGAGGCCCGACACGGGTTTGAGAGCGGGGACTTTGTCTCCTTTTCAGAAGTACAGGGCATGGTTGAACTCAACGGAAATCAGCCCATGGAGATCAAAGTCCTGG GTCCTTATACCTTTAGCATCTGTGACACCTCCAACTTCTCCGACTACATCCGTGGAGGCATCGTCAGTCAGGTCAAAGTACCCAAGAAGATTAGCTTT AAATCCTTGGTGGCCTCACTGGCAGAACCTGACTTTGTGATGACGGACTTCGCCAAGTTTTCTCGCCCTGCCCAGCTGCACATTGGCTTCCAGGCCCTGCACCAGTTCTGTGCTCAGCATGGCCGGCCACCTCGGCCCCGCAatgag GAGGATGCAGCAGAACTGGTAGCCTTAGCACAGGCTGTGAATGCTGGAGCCCTGCCAGCAGTGCAGCAAGAGAACCTGGATGAGGACCTCATCCGGAAGCTGGCATATGTGGCTGCTGGGGATCTGGCACCCATAAATGCCTTCATTGGGGGCCTGGCTGCCCAAGAAGTCATGAAG gCCTGCTCCGGGAAGTTCATGCCCATCATGCAGTGGCTATACTTCGATGCTCTTGAGTGTCTCCCCGAGGACAAAGAGGCCCTCACGGAGGACAAGTGCCTCCAG CGCCAGAACCGTTATGACGGGCAAGTGGCTGTGTTTGGCTCAGACCTGCAAGAGAAGCTGGGCAAGCAGAAGTATTTTCTG GTGGGTGCGGGGGCCATTGGCTGTGAGCTGCTCAAGAACTTTGCCATGATTGGGCTGGGCTGCGGGGAGGGTGGAGAAATCATCGTTACGGACATGGACACCATTGAGAAGTCAAATCTGAATCGACAGTTTCTTTTCCGGCCCTGGGATGTCACG AAGTTAAAGTCTGACACAGCTGCTGCAGCTGTGCACCAAATGAATCCACATATCCGGGTGACAAGCCACCAGAACCGTGTGGGTCCTGACACGGAGCGCATCTATGATGACGATTTTTTCCAAAACCTAGATGGCGTGGCCAATGCCCTGGACAACGTGGATGCCC GCATGTACATGGACCGCCGCTGTGTCTACTACCGGAAGCCACTGCTGGAGTCAGGCACACTGGGCACCAAAGGCAATGTGCAGGTGGTGATCCCCTTCCTGACAGAGTCGTACAGTTCCAGCCAGGACCCACCTGAGAAGTCCATCCCCATCTGTACCCTGAAGAACTTCCCTAATGCCATCGAGCACACCCTGCAG TGGGCTCGGGATGAGTTTGAAGGCCTCTTCAAGCAGCCAGCAGAAAATGTCAACCAGTACCTCAC AGACCCCAAGTTTGTGGAGCGAACACTGCGGCTGGCAGGCACCCAGCCCTTGGAGGTGCTGGAGGCTGTGCAGCGCAGCCTGGTGCTGCAGCGACCACAGACCTGGGCTGACTGCGTGACCTGGGCCTGCCACCACTGGCACACCCAGTACTCGAACAACATCCGGCAGCTGCTGCACAACTTCCCTCCTGACCAG CTCACAAGCTCGGGAGCCCCGTTCTGGTCTGGGCCCAAACGCTGTCCACACCCGCTCACCTTTGATGTCAACAAC CCCCTGCATCTGGACTATGTGATGGCTGCTGCCAACCTGTTTGCCCAGACCTACGGGCTGACAGGCTCTCAGGACCGAGCTGCTGTGGCCACACTCCTGCAGTCTGTGCAGGTCCCCGAATTCACCCCCAAGTCTGGCGTCAAGATCCATGTTTCTGACCAGGAGCTGCAGAGCGCCAATGCCTCTGTTG ATGACAGTCGTCTGGAGGAGCTTaaagccactctgcccagcccagACAAGCTCCCTGGATTCAAGATGTACCCCATTGACTTTGAGAAG GATGATGACAGCAACTTTCATATGGATTTCATCGTGGCTGCATCCAACCTCCGGGCAGAAAACTATGACATTCCTCCTGCAGACCGGCACAAG AGCAAGCTGATTGCAGGGAAGATCATCCCAGCCATTGCCACGACCACAGCAGCCGTGGTTGGCCTTGTGTGTCTGGAGCTGTACAAGGTTGTGCAGGGGCACCGACAGCTTGACTCCTACAAGAATGGTTTCCTCAACTTGGCCCTGCCTTTCTTCGGTTTCTCTGAACCCCTTGCCGCACCACGTCACCAG TACTATAACCAAGAGTGGACATTGTGGGATCGCTTTGAGGTACAAGGGCTGCAGCCTAATGGTGAGGAGATGACCCTCAAACAGTTCCTCGACTATTTTAAG aCAGAGCACAAATTAGAGATCACCATGCTGTCCCAGGGCGTGTCCATGCTCTATTCCTTCTTCATGCCAGCTGCCAAGCTCAAGGAACGGTTGGATCAGCC GATGACAGAGATTGTGAGCCGTGTGTCGAAGCGAAAGCTGGGCCGCCACGTGCGAGCGCTGGTGCTTGAGCTGTGCTGTAACGACGAGAGCGGCGAGGATGTCGAGGTTCCCTATGTCCGATACACCATCCGCTGA